Proteins from a genomic interval of Micromonospora sp. NBC_00389:
- a CDS encoding O-antigen ligase family protein, whose protein sequence is MVFLLYCLPATLIVPEMTFAGRPALLVAFALACWWSLTRLHPRLVMPGPQPMRWAAFAYLISFLLSYLAGKMRGLPQLEANGQDFAMIVMVEFLGVVLIAADGVPNWQRLAGVLKIFIWSAGFAAVVGLLQSATAFDITRYMTLPGLRFHGEAADFAARGDGGLFRVASTTAHYIEFSTVMAVAVPFAIHFARFAPSRSARIASGLIALLMVAVIPMTVSRTGVLALTATIAVVFIAAWNWRTRYHVLVFGAVTVGVLMVVRPGLLGTMKSLFVSAPDDPSILGRTQDYEYVAYWFTQRPWLGRGPGTLIPDLYLILDNQWLGTLVTGGIVGVVAFAGLHITGITLASIAMRRSTRSEERDLCAALIAAQVTSILVAATFDSLAFTTFSFTLALTCGLSGAAWRLTHPHRTIRTSTVRRWSD, encoded by the coding sequence ATGGTGTTCCTGCTGTACTGCCTGCCGGCCACGCTCATCGTGCCGGAAATGACGTTTGCCGGTCGACCGGCACTCCTGGTGGCGTTCGCGCTCGCCTGCTGGTGGTCACTGACCCGGCTGCATCCCCGACTGGTGATGCCCGGGCCCCAACCGATGCGCTGGGCGGCTTTTGCCTATCTCATTTCGTTTCTGCTGTCCTACCTCGCAGGAAAGATGCGCGGGCTGCCGCAGTTGGAGGCGAACGGGCAGGACTTCGCCATGATCGTGATGGTCGAGTTCCTCGGCGTGGTCCTCATCGCGGCGGACGGCGTGCCCAACTGGCAGCGACTCGCCGGCGTCCTGAAGATCTTCATCTGGTCCGCCGGGTTTGCCGCGGTTGTCGGGCTCCTTCAGTCGGCGACGGCGTTCGACATCACGAGGTACATGACACTGCCGGGTCTGCGCTTCCACGGCGAGGCGGCGGACTTCGCGGCGCGGGGCGATGGCGGGCTCTTCCGCGTGGCGAGCACGACCGCGCACTACATCGAGTTCAGTACGGTGATGGCGGTGGCCGTGCCGTTCGCGATCCACTTCGCCCGGTTCGCACCCTCGCGCTCGGCACGCATCGCCAGCGGATTGATTGCGCTGTTGATGGTCGCGGTCATCCCGATGACGGTGTCCCGGACCGGCGTCCTGGCACTCACTGCGACAATCGCGGTGGTGTTCATCGCCGCCTGGAACTGGCGGACCCGTTACCACGTCCTGGTGTTCGGCGCTGTCACCGTCGGTGTGCTCATGGTGGTCAGACCAGGGCTGCTGGGCACCATGAAGTCGCTGTTCGTGTCAGCACCGGACGACCCGAGCATCCTGGGCCGCACTCAGGACTACGAGTACGTGGCGTACTGGTTCACCCAGCGTCCCTGGCTCGGGCGAGGCCCGGGCACGCTGATTCCGGACCTCTATCTGATCCTTGACAACCAGTGGCTCGGGACGTTGGTAACCGGCGGAATCGTGGGTGTAGTGGCATTCGCCGGGCTGCACATCACCGGCATTACGTTGGCTTCCATCGCAATGCGGCGATCCACGCGTTCCGAGGAGCGCGATCTGTGCGCGGCGCTCATCGCGGCTCAGGTCACGTCGATTCTGGTGGCCGCCACGTTCGACTCACTTGCCTTCACCACGTTCTCGTTCACTCTCGCGCTGACCTGCGGACTCTCCGGCGCCGCCTGGCGCCTCACCCATCCGCATCGGACGATCCGTACGTCCACTGTCCGGCGGTGGAGCGACTGA